The sequence CGAAGACAGGGTCGTTATTTAGGAGAGGGAGAAACAGGGGAGAGTATGAGAGTGTCAGGGTAGAGAGCAGAGAAGACAACGAGAGAGGGAGATTGATCATAAGAAGGAACGAGAGCCCCCGCTGTTAAGCACTTTAGACATGTTTTCTGAATGCCTAGTGGGGTTCTTGCTGATTGACTACGTACGTGACGGTGCATAGATAGGTAAGTCCCAAGTCGGATCAGCAGTGCCGAGTCAACACACTACAGTTACAAAGACAGGTAAGTCTTTAGCGAGACGGAGCCCGCCTCGGCCTCTTTCGCCCTTGGTGCCAGCGACTTTCCGATTCCAGCCATCAATGTACTCGGTGGAATAGAATCAACTTTCACCGTGTCCTCAGTTACATCCAGTTGAACTAGGGCTCAGCATTTCGGCACCAGCGAAGGATGTTTTGGATTGACTGAGAGTTATGGACCGCGAGCCGAATCTATCCAAGTTAGTCCTGCAGCCATACTAGTAGGTAGAATTGCGTGGACGAACCCGTTTGCCATAAACATAGGGAAACAAACCATAGAGACAGCGATGTGGATGGAACCAATGAGAAAGAAGACATTAATTGGGCCATGCTTAGCAAGCCAGTCATTAA comes from Fusarium falciforme chromosome 11, complete sequence and encodes:
- a CDS encoding MFS domain-containing protein encodes the protein MSHVSNTYLLDCHRKYAQDAYAAVTLIKAATSFAISFFVNDWLAKHGPINVFFLIGSIHIAVSMVCFPMFMANGFGSRSITLSQSKTSFAGAEMLSPSSTGCN